The genomic segment AAAAACACGAAATATTGGTATTTTAGCAACTGCTTCAACTCTCAAAGGTGAAAAATATCAAATTTTAGCAAATGAATTAACAACCAAAAGTGAAGTAAAATTATACGAACAAGCATGTATTGGTTTAGTTGAACAAATTGAAAATGGTGAGATAAATAGTTTAAAAACTTATACTATGCTTGAGAACTGGCTAAAACCAATGCTTCACAACAAAGTTGATACAATAGTTTTAGGTTGTACTCATTATCCTTTGGTAAAAAGAACAATTCTTGATATTGTTGGAGAAGATGTTCTTTTAATTGATACAGGTGATGCAATTGCAAAAAGAGTTGTAGCTCTAAGCCAAGATTTACAAAATAATAATAAAGATGAGTTAAATATAGAGATTTTATACACTGGAAAGATAAATTCTGATATGGTAAAAATAATTTTAGGGAAAAACAAATTTGAAATGAGGAAATGTGAACTATGAGTGCAAATATAAAAGACGATAGGGTTTTAGCTCTTAAATATAGACCTGAAAGATTCGAAGACTTAATAGGACAAAATACTATTTCTCAAACTCTAAGTCTTGCTCTTGACAGTAAAAGATTATCTCATGCTTATTTATTTTCTGGACTTAGAGGAAGTGGAAAAACTTCAACAGCTAGAATTATGGCAAAAGCACTTTTATGCGAAAATGGACCATCTTCAAAACCCTGTGAAGTTTGTGAAAATTGCCTTAGTGCAAAAAGTGGAAAACACCTCGATATTATTGAAATGGATGCTGCAAGTAATCGAGGAATTGATGATATAAAAGAATTAATAGAGCATACAAAATATAAACCAAATATAGCTAGATATAAAGTTTTTATCATTGATGAAGTTCATATGCTTACAACTCAAGCTTTTAATGCTCTGCTTAAAACTTTAGAAGAACCTCCATCTTTTGTAAAATTTATACTTGCTACAACTGATGCTCTAAAACTTCCAGCAACAATTCTTAGTAGAACTCAACACTTTAGATTTAATAAAATATCACAAAATGATGTAGTTCATCATCTTTCTCATATTTTGAATATAGAGAATATAGAGTTTGAAAAAGATGCCTTGGAAATACTTGCAAGAAGTGGTCAAGGAAGTTTAAGAGATACTTTGACT from the Aliarcobacter cryaerophilus ATCC 43158 genome contains:
- the murI gene encoding glutamate racemase, whose product is MKVGVFDSGLGGLTVLNAIVKNLKGADIFYIADTLYAPYGDKNKDEIFSRSEKIANYLLKNYEIDALVIACNTATSVAIKHLREVFPSLIIIGTEPGIKPAINNTKTRNIGILATASTLKGEKYQILANELTTKSEVKLYEQACIGLVEQIENGEINSLKTYTMLENWLKPMLHNKVDTIVLGCTHYPLVKRTILDIVGEDVLLIDTGDAIAKRVVALSQDLQNNNKDELNIEILYTGKINSDMVKIILGKNKFEMRKCEL